From the genome of Yersinia enterocolitica, one region includes:
- a CDS encoding ISNCY family transposase has product MSNKELHRLPVIQAVVEKRLRRRDAASQLDLTERQVQRLMNRFRESGAAGLTNSRRGLPGTHRIDIALRHRILTLLRENYVGFGPTLAAEKLQERHGISVSVETLRCWMTADGLWVPHAHRRPRVYQPRYRRDCLGELIQIDGSHHDWFEGRASKCCLLVYIDDATGRLMHLRFCQSESAFDYMLATREYVDKHGKPVAFYSDKHAVFRVSQAETRRTGMTQFGRALHDLNIELICANSSQAKGRVERANLTLQDRLIKEMRLENISGIDAANAWLDVFIRDFNRRFARPATYPKDLHRPVSENRSELDDIFAWQTLRTLSKSLTFQYDKMLYLVEPSGENAHIAGEKILAFDYPDGTLAFRYGNRTLKYQVFDKLACIDQGRIVDNKRLGAVLKLAQEKQDELETAGKRNRSQHMPKRRAQVQEQLRAMNPVLADPPLFKPSLKR; this is encoded by the coding sequence ATGTCCAATAAAGAACTTCACCGCTTGCCGGTGATCCAGGCCGTTGTTGAAAAGCGCCTGCGTCGCCGTGATGCCGCCTCTCAGTTGGATCTCACAGAACGTCAGGTACAACGTCTGATGAACCGCTTCAGGGAATCCGGTGCTGCCGGGCTGACGAACAGCCGTCGCGGTTTGCCCGGAACTCATCGCATTGATATTGCACTGCGCCATCGGATACTGACGCTGCTACGTGAAAATTACGTCGGTTTCGGGCCCACACTTGCCGCAGAAAAGCTTCAGGAGCGCCATGGGATTTCCGTTTCTGTCGAGACGTTGCGCTGCTGGATGACTGCCGACGGTCTCTGGGTGCCGCATGCCCATCGGCGACCGCGAGTTTATCAGCCCCGTTATCGACGCGACTGTTTGGGTGAACTCATTCAAATCGACGGTTCACACCACGACTGGTTTGAAGGACGTGCCTCCAAGTGCTGCCTGTTGGTTTACATCGATGATGCCACCGGTCGCCTGATGCATCTGCGATTTTGTCAGAGCGAATCAGCCTTCGACTACATGCTGGCAACGCGCGAGTACGTGGATAAACACGGCAAGCCGGTGGCGTTTTATAGCGACAAGCATGCTGTGTTCAGAGTCAGCCAGGCTGAGACTCGTCGGACCGGCATGACTCAGTTCGGACGTGCGTTGCATGATCTCAATATTGAACTGATATGTGCTAACAGCAGCCAGGCTAAGGGGCGCGTCGAGCGTGCCAACCTGACGCTGCAGGATCGGCTGATTAAGGAGATGCGGCTGGAAAACATCAGTGGCATTGACGCGGCCAATGCGTGGCTGGACGTTTTTATTCGCGACTTTAATCGTCGATTCGCCAGACCCGCAACCTACCCGAAAGACCTCCATCGACCTGTCAGCGAGAACCGCTCAGAGCTGGATGATATTTTTGCCTGGCAGACGCTGCGTACGCTCTCAAAATCGTTGACCTTTCAATATGATAAGATGCTTTATCTTGTTGAACCCTCGGGGGAAAATGCGCATATTGCGGGTGAGAAAATCCTGGCTTTTGACTATCCGGACGGCACGCTGGCGTTCCGCTATGGCAACAGAACGCTGAAGTATCAGGTATTCGACAAGCTGGCCTGTATCGATCAGGGCCGCATTGTGGACAACAAGCGACTGGGGGCAGTTCTGAAATTAGCGCAGGAAAAGCAGGACGAACTCGAGACAGCGGGGAAAAGAAATCGCAGCCAACATATGCCTAAAAGGCGTGCTCAGGTTCAGGAACAACTGAGGGCAATGAACCCGGTACTTGCCGACCCGCCCCTGTTCAAACCCAGTCTGAAAAGATGA